The Variovorax sp. S12S4 genome includes the window CTGCTGTTCGAGCGTGATGCGGGCCGCGGCCAGCGTTTCTTCGGGCGACACGTTGGGCAGCACGTCGAGCGCAACCACGGCCTGCTCGCAATCAGGGAACACATGCAGCGCGCACCGCCGCAGCGCCTGCGCGAACGGTGAGTGGGCAATGATGAGAATGCTGTTCATGCGGGTCCGGGAACTACGCGCCGATTATGCGGGGGCGCCCAAAGGAAGTAGGTATACGACATAACGCAGCAGGCCAGGAAAACGGCCAAGGCCGCGCGGAAGGAGCCGACGATGTCGAGCCCGGCGCGGGCAAACAGGTCGATCAGCAAGCCGATGCCCCACTGCACGACGAATACACCTGCGAAAACCACCAGGTTGTAGGCCGACAGCGCACGCCCCGCGAGGGCGGGAGGCAAGGCAAGGGCCACGGCGGGCTGGGCCAGCGTGACCACCGTGGAAATGCACAGGAAGCAGATCCAGGCGACGGTGCCCGCGGCGGGGCCAGCTATCAAAACAAGAGCAAGTGCGAGCATCGCGAGCGGCATGCCCCAAGTCAAAAGCCGGGTCGCCGGAATGCCGCGATGCACGAGCCTTGGATTGGTCACGCCCCAGAGCCAGTAGGTGGCGAGTAGCGCGATGCTGATCCAGAACAGGGCGCCGGCCGCCTCTTGCGGCGTGTAGCCGGCCACGCGGGTGAGCCAGGGCACCACCCACAGCGTCTGCATGGCGACGAACCCGCCGTAGTTGAAGAAACCGACTGGCGCGAGCTTGCGGAAAAACGGGTCGTGCCACACGGCGGCGTATCCGCCTTGCGCCGATTCACTGCCTTTGGCCCCCTCTTCGCGGGCATCGGCGGCGCTCTCGCCCTGCCAGGCAGGCGCAGCCCAGGCAATCAGCGCCATCGACGCCACGATGCCCGCCGCCAGCAGCCAGAACAGCGGCCGCCATCCCAGCAGCGGCATCAGCCATTGCACCGGAAGCGTGGCGCCGACGAGGCCGAAGGAGCCCACCATCAGCATCCACGAGTTGCTGCGCAGCTGCATTGGCGGGGTCAGCCAGCGGCGGTAGCCGGTGAGCGGCGCCATCAGGCAGGCGCTCACGCCGACACCGGTCAGCACGCGTGCGGCGAGCAGCAGCGGGAAATTGGTCGCCGCGGAAAACAGCAGGCAGCCGATGACCGCGACGGCCAGGAAGCAGACGATCACGCGCTTCGGGCCGTGCCGGTCGAGCCAGGTGCCCATGGGAAGCTGCGTGAAGGCAAAACCCAGGAAGTAGCCGCCGGCCAGCAGGCCGAGATCGCGCGATTCGAGTTCGAACTCGGCGGTGAGCGTCGGCGAAAGCGTGGCGGTGATGGCACGCACCAGCGTCGAAAAGAAGTAGGCGACGGCAAAGGCCAGGAAAACGGTGGCAATCCGCCGCCGTCCGGCGAGCAGGCCGCCGTTCAGAGAGCTCGCTGCGTTCACGGAAGACGCAGGCCGTCGAAGAAGGTGGCCGCCGCGTCGGGCGCGGTGGGCCGCCCGAGCACCGTGGCCTGGTAGAGCGAAACACGGCCGTCCTTTTGCGATTGGGCAAACCAGAGAACCTGGACCCGTGCGGCGCCCTGTTGCGGGGGCTGGGCGTCGAGCCTTACCGGTGCGGGCGACGCGGTGGCGCGTTTCAGCGTTGCCGGCGCTTCCGTCACCTGCGCATTGCCCAACTGGCTCCGGGTGGCCGCGCGCCATGCAGTGAGCCAGGTCTCGGCCTGCTCGGGACTGCCGGCGGATGCATGGGCAATGGCAAAGGTTGCGCCGCCCGCTTCACAGCCCGCCATGTCGACCTGCACGGACTCGGCGCCAAGGGGCAAGGCGCGATGGGCGCGATCTGGCTTGCAGGGCAGCAGCGCGACCAGGCCGGCGTCGGCAATCGGCGTCTCGCGCCAGTTGAAGGTCGGGCTGCAGGCAGCAAGCGCAACGGCGGCGGTGGCTGCGAACAGCGCAGGCCAGGGGCGGGGAACGGGCGACGGCATCGGAAAGCGATTATCGAGCCGCTCGAGGCAGGCTCCAGCGCGATCGGCCCGGCGGAACTAAAATCGCGCCGCCCTCCTCTTTCAGTTGCCATGAAAAAATACATCGCCGCCGCAGCAGTCGTCCTTGCACTGGCCGCCGGCGTGGGCGTGTACTTCGGCTCCGGCGCCACGGCGGCACCGGCATCGACCTTCGTGCTGCTCGACGGCAGCAAGAAGAGCACCGACGACCTGAAGGGCAAGGTCACCCTGGTCAACTTCTGGGCCACGAGCTGCGTGACCTGCGTGGCAGAAATGCCGAAGGTCATCGCGACCTACGACAAGTACAAGTCAAAGGGTTATGACACACTGGCCGTGGCCATGAGCTACGACCCGCCGAGCTACGTCGTCAACTTTGCCGAAACGCGCAAGCTGCCGTTCAAGGTGGCCATCGACAACACCGGCAGCGTGGCGCAGGCCTGGGGCGACGTGAAGCTCACGCCCACCACCTACCTGGTCAACAAGAAGGGTG containing:
- a CDS encoding MFS transporter; translated protein: MNGGLLAGRRRIATVFLAFAVAYFFSTLVRAITATLSPTLTAEFELESRDLGLLAGGYFLGFAFTQLPMGTWLDRHGPKRVIVCFLAVAVIGCLLFSAATNFPLLLAARVLTGVGVSACLMAPLTGYRRWLTPPMQLRSNSWMLMVGSFGLVGATLPVQWLMPLLGWRPLFWLLAAGIVASMALIAWAAPAWQGESAADAREEGAKGSESAQGGYAAVWHDPFFRKLAPVGFFNYGGFVAMQTLWVVPWLTRVAGYTPQEAAGALFWISIALLATYWLWGVTNPRLVHRGIPATRLLTWGMPLAMLALALVLIAGPAAGTVAWICFLCISTVVTLAQPAVALALPPALAGRALSAYNLVVFAGVFVVQWGIGLLIDLFARAGLDIVGSFRAALAVFLACCVMSYTYFLWAPPHNRRVVPGPA
- a CDS encoding TlpA disulfide reductase family protein; this encodes MKKYIAAAAVVLALAAGVGVYFGSGATAAPASTFVLLDGSKKSTDDLKGKVTLVNFWATSCVTCVAEMPKVIATYDKYKSKGYDTLAVAMSYDPPSYVVNFAETRKLPFKVAIDNTGSVAQAWGDVKLTPTTYLVNKKGEIVKRYVGEPDFAELHKLIEKLLAEA